From Corynebacterium sp. BD556, the proteins below share one genomic window:
- the pgeF gene encoding peptidoglycan editing factor PgeF → MAPESAQSLKNRPVRMVFTTRAGGASASPYDSFNLAEHVGDDPEHVRANRARLAHALGIAPDRFVWMEQLHTNTVTVVDGPQPGPVQATDALVTTTHGLALCVLVADCTPVLLFDIEAGVIGAAHAGRIGARNAIVPATVRAMVDQGARPEAIQVLLGPAAAGESYEVPRQMAEDVEKHLPGSLTRTRKGTCGIDVRAGLVRQLMEMGVTHIDADPRDTVTDEDFFSYRREGTTGRQAAVIWLTGKQEHKQQ, encoded by the coding sequence ATGGCACCCGAAAGCGCGCAGAGCCTGAAAAACCGCCCCGTCCGCATGGTGTTTACCACCCGCGCCGGCGGGGCTTCAGCATCCCCTTATGATTCCTTTAACTTAGCTGAGCACGTCGGAGACGACCCGGAGCACGTCCGGGCTAACCGAGCGAGACTGGCTCACGCGCTGGGCATTGCGCCCGACCGTTTCGTGTGGATGGAGCAGCTCCACACCAACACAGTCACGGTGGTCGACGGGCCACAGCCGGGCCCCGTGCAAGCCACCGACGCTTTGGTGACCACCACACATGGGCTCGCTTTGTGTGTACTTGTCGCCGACTGCACACCCGTTTTGCTTTTCGATATCGAAGCTGGGGTGATCGGCGCCGCCCATGCCGGGCGCATCGGAGCGCGAAACGCAATCGTGCCGGCGACTGTGCGCGCGATGGTCGACCAGGGGGCTCGCCCCGAAGCGATCCAAGTCCTTCTCGGCCCAGCCGCGGCGGGAGAATCCTACGAGGTGCCGCGGCAGATGGCGGAGGACGTCGAAAAGCACCTGCCCGGCTCACTGACGCGCACGAGGAAAGGAACCTGCGGCATCGACGTGCGGGCAGGGCTTGTGCGCCAACTGATGGAAATGGGCGTGACCCATATCGACGCCGACCCGCGCGACACCGTCACCGACGAGGACTTCTTCTCATACCGGCGAGAGGGCACGACAGGCAGACAAGCCGCAGTGATCTGGCTCACGGGCAAACAGGAGCACAAACAACAATGA